The DNA window CACACTTCGGTGACCCAGATCGCATCGGCATCCGCTGGGTCGCGGGCGATGATGTAACTCAGGCAGCCCGGCAGGGCGCCGGTGCTGGCGCGCAGCACGTCCATGACCGCGTCGCGCTGGCCGCGCGCCGCCCGCATCTTGCCGATCAGTCCATACATTCCGTTGTCTCCCTTTGAGGTTTTCGACAAGAACATGCAGATCGCCAGTATGCCGATAGCGGCTCAAGGCATCAACTGGCCGCCATTCACCTCGATCACCTGGCCGGTGATGTAGCCGCTCAGAAGATCGGAAGAGAGGAACAGATAGGCGCCGACGCAATCCTGCGCCGTGCCGGCGCGTCCCTGCGGAATGGTGGCGACCATGCCTTTGATCTGCTCGTCGGTCGAATAGCGCTCGTGGAAGGGGGTGAGAATGGTGCCGGGCGCCACCGCATTGACGCGGATGCCGAAGCCGATCAGTTCCTTGGCCATGCCGCGCGTCACATTGGAGACGAAGGCCTTGGCCGAGCCGTAAAGCCCGGCGCCGCCGCCGGCACCATTGCGCGCGGCGATCGAGGAGGTGTTGACGATGAAGCCGCCCTGTTTCTTCAGCCACGGGATCGCCTTGCGCGAAGCGGTCAGCACCGAGCGCGCATTGAGGTCCATCACCGCGTCGTAATGCGCTTCGG is part of the Mesorhizobium loti genome and encodes:
- a CDS encoding antibiotic biosynthesis monooxygenase, with the translated sequence MYGLIGKMRAARGQRDAVMDVLRASTGALPGCLSYIIARDPADADAIWVTEVWTDAESHKASLQLPEVREAIAKARPFIAGFEFQVETHPVGGFGLADGKTG
- a CDS encoding SDR family oxidoreductase: MPATPTLSIPDLAGKAVLVTGASTGIGAALALAYAAQKSRVALHYNSSREAAEKLAKTIADKGGEVLLVQGDFSVAADVERVVEDSAQHFGRLDGLVNNAGGMLGRVPYAEQTEAHYDAVMDLNARSVLTASRKAIPWLKKQGGFIVNTSSIAARNGAGGGAGLYGSAKAFVSNVTRGMAKELIGFGIRVNAVAPGTILTPFHERYSTDEQIKGMVATIPQGRAGTAQDCVGAYLFLSSDLLSGYITGQVIEVNGGQLMP